The Clostridiaceae bacterium HFYG-1003 genome includes a window with the following:
- a CDS encoding tryptophanase, whose product MSEVRFFSGEQIPLEMHKVRIIQKLYLPDVDQRFLAMTEAGNNTFLLRNRDVFLDMLTDSGVNAMSDRQQAAMLMADDSYAGSETYFKLEQKIKEIFGMDYFLPAHQGRACENIISKVMVTPGSIVPMNYHFTTTKAHILLNGGVVEEIFTDEGIKVESSHPFKGNLDLSKLNRLIEHNGPQKIAFVRMEAGTNLIGGQPFSLENLAQVRDICRSQRIPLVLDASLLSDNLYFMKIREEQCQNLSIAEITRRIADLCDIIYFSARKLSFARGGGIVIRDEQTYRKFQELIPLYEGFLTYGGMSVREMEAMTVGLDETMDLDMINQGPKFIAYMADELARRGIPVVMPAGGLGCHLDAMRFVPHIPQQQYPAGALASALYLVSGIRGMERGTLSEQRGEDGTETLSSMELLRLAIPRRVYTLSQLKYAIDRIHWLYENRSLIGGLSFYEEPKVLRFFFGKLKPVSDWQQRLVAKFKEDFGDSL is encoded by the coding sequence ATGTCAGAAGTCAGATTTTTCAGCGGTGAACAAATTCCATTGGAGATGCACAAGGTCCGGATTATCCAGAAACTCTATCTGCCGGATGTGGATCAGCGATTCCTTGCCATGACCGAAGCCGGCAACAATACCTTCCTGCTCAGAAACCGGGATGTCTTCCTGGATATGCTGACCGACAGCGGGGTCAACGCCATGAGCGATCGCCAGCAGGCTGCGATGCTGATGGCAGACGACAGCTATGCCGGCAGCGAAACCTACTTCAAGCTGGAGCAAAAAATCAAAGAGATCTTCGGCATGGACTACTTCCTGCCGGCTCATCAGGGTCGGGCCTGTGAAAACATCATTTCCAAAGTCATGGTGACTCCAGGCAGCATCGTTCCCATGAACTATCACTTCACTACCACTAAGGCGCACATTCTGCTCAACGGCGGAGTTGTCGAGGAGATCTTTACCGATGAGGGAATAAAAGTGGAAAGCAGCCACCCCTTTAAAGGCAATCTGGATCTTTCGAAACTCAACCGCCTGATCGAACACAACGGGCCGCAAAAAATCGCTTTTGTCCGAATGGAAGCGGGTACCAACCTGATTGGGGGACAGCCCTTCTCTCTGGAGAACCTTGCTCAGGTCCGAGATATTTGTCGGAGTCAAAGAATCCCGCTGGTTCTGGATGCCAGCCTTCTGTCCGACAACCTCTATTTCATGAAAATCAGGGAGGAGCAGTGCCAGAATCTGAGCATCGCGGAGATCACCCGCCGAATTGCCGATCTTTGTGACATCATCTACTTCTCAGCCAGAAAGCTCAGTTTTGCCCGCGGCGGCGGCATTGTGATCCGGGATGAGCAAACTTACCGAAAATTTCAGGAACTGATTCCGCTGTATGAAGGATTCCTGACCTATGGCGGCATGTCTGTTCGGGAAATGGAAGCCATGACCGTTGGTCTGGATGAGACCATGGATCTGGATATGATCAATCAGGGACCAAAGTTCATTGCTTACATGGCAGATGAACTCGCCCGGCGCGGAATTCCGGTCGTCATGCCGGCCGGCGGCCTTGGCTGTCATCTGGATGCCATGCGGTTCGTACCGCATATTCCCCAGCAGCAGTACCCGGCCGGCGCATTGGCCTCTGCCCTCTATCTGGTGAGCGGCATCCGTGGAATGGAGCGCGGTACCCTATCCGAACAACGAGGCGAGGACGGCACCGAAACACTCTCTTCCATGGAACTGCTTCGTCTGGCAATCCCCCGGCGAGTCTACACTCTGTCTCAGCTCAAGTATGCCATCGACCGAATCCACTGGCTCTATGAGAATCGAAGCCTGATCGGCGGTTTATCCTTCTACGAGGAACCCAAGGTTTTGCGCTTCTTCTTCGGCAAGCTGAAGCCTGTGTCTGACTGGCAGCAGCGCCTGGTGGCCAAGTTCAAGGAGGATTTCGGCGACAGTCTTTAG